One window from the genome of Entelurus aequoreus isolate RoL-2023_Sb linkage group LG04, RoL_Eaeq_v1.1, whole genome shotgun sequence encodes:
- the LOC133649215 gene encoding LOW QUALITY PROTEIN: uncharacterized protein K02A2.6 (The sequence of the model RefSeq protein was modified relative to this genomic sequence to represent the inferred CDS: substituted 1 base at 1 genomic stop codon) codes for MSEVMDIIACGRKGDMTQSLKPYLMRRNXLSVQSGCLLWGYRVIIPPPLREKVLDELHSGHCGVVRMKEMARSYFWWSSLDAAIEEKAKSCSACQKLRNLPQLAPLHPWDWPEEPWQRIHVDFAGPLENHMFLVVIDAHSKWPEVAVMKSTSSERTIEELRSIFSRNGLPQQLVSDNGPQLVSEEFKAFMEENGIQHIKSAPYHAATNGLAERFVQALKKALKSSPSTQTLNRRLNAFLLAYRNTPHATTKVSPPSAMFKRQLRTRLDLLKPLKTREVVHQQQKAQVERRANAKLRSFMVGDRVLARNYTNDIKWVPATIVSKTGPVSYTVETSDHRIWRRHLDQLLHTSGSHDDSRQPTSFVPELCPSLEQPQTPDTAAVRSAPGSAPGTPEPARVPASGFTSPRPEPTPSTVTEVPRGRAYPQRERRPPDRLSL; via the coding sequence ATGTCTGAAGTTATGGACATCATTGCTTGCGGCAGAAAAGGAGATATGACCCAAAGCTTAAAGCCATATCTGATGAGGAGAAATTAGCTTTCAGTCCAGTCTGGATGCTTATTGTGGGGCTATCGTGTCATTATTCCTCCACCATTAAGAGAAAAAGTGCTTGATGAGCTTCACTCTGGGCACTGTGGTGTAGTGCGAATGAAAGAAATGGCACGTAGCTATTTCTGGTGGTCAAGCCTGGATGCAGCTATAGAAGAAAAAGCCAAGTCATGCTCTGCCTGCCAGAAACTGAGAAACCTCCCACAGCTGGCTCCCTTGCATCCGTGGGACTGGCCTGAGGAACCATGGCAAAGAATCCATGTTGATTTTGCTGGACCACTGGAGAACCACATGTTCTTAGTTGTAATTGACGCTCATAGCAAATGGCCTGAGGTCGCCGTCATGAAGAGCACCTCGTCAGAGAGAACCATTGAAGAGTTGAGATCCATTTTCAGTCGTAATGGTCTGCCACAGCAGTTGGTTAGCGACAATGGTCCACAACTGGTGTCAGAAGAATTTAAGGCGTTCATGGAGGAGAATGGTATTCAGCACATCAAGTCTGCGCCCTATCATGCGGCTACAAATGGGCTTGCGGAAAGATTTGTACAGGCTCTGAAGAAAGCTCTCAAGTCCTCCCCAAGCACACAAACCCTTAACAGGCGCCTCAATGCTTTCTTGTTGGCATATCGAAACACCCCTCATGCTACCACTAAGGTGTCCCCTCCCTCAGCGATGTTCAAGAGACAACTCCGCACTCGACTAGATCTCCTGAAACCTCTAAAGACAAGAGAGGTTGTGCATCAGCAACAGAAGGCTCAAGTGGAAAGACGGGCAAATGCAAAATTGCGGAGTTTCATGGTAGGAGACCGGGTTCTTGCTAGGAACTACACCAACGACATAAAGTGGGTGCCTGCGACCATTGTTTCCAAAACAGGTCCTGTCTCATATACTGTAGAAACCAGTGACCATCGCATCTGGAGAAGACACCTCGACCAACTGCTGCACACTTCGGGGTCTCATGATGACTCACGCCAACCGACATCTTTTGTTCCGGAGCTGTGTCCTTCCCTGGAGCAGCCTCAAACCCCAGACACGGCTGCTGTTCGAAGTGCACCTGGATCTGCTCCTGGCACACCGGAACCTGCACGAGTACCTGCCTCAGGTTTCACTTCACCCAGACCAGAAcccacaccatctacagtgaccgaAGTGCCTAGAGGTCGTGCTTACCCTCAACGAGAAAGACGACCCCCAGATAGACTGTCATTGTAG